The DNA region CACGGAGATCGACcgcctgctgtggggatggcgcAGAAAATCGATGTAAGGTATGTGGACTCCAGCTACACGATTCACATAGCTGGAGGGGCGTAACTCAGTTTGACTTTGCCCCCCTCCACAGTGTAGACCTGCTCTCAGATAGATGCCAACCACATTGGATCTCTCAAGGGActcacccacagccccactaTGTACCTACGACAGCGTTCTCAGAGAACTGCCAGAACCCCATGGACTTGGTCCTTTGATAAGGTTCATGAGTTTGCTTACTGCTTCGGTATCAGCATAAAGCCCCTTCCATCAACGTCTGAGTTAATTAACTATCCGCAGAGGTATCGGGGCAAAGCGCCTGTCCATGCAGTGTGTTGGAGTTGGTGAAGGAAGCTGGAGTTTGGGGcgtgacataagaacataagagcagcTTGATGGCGTCTCATTAATGAAAAGCACAGACTTTGGGAGTTATGCATCGTCCTCAGCTGGGCCAGCCACTCACCTGTGCCCTGCATGTTTAGTGTACCTGTGGCAGGTCTTGAAAACTTTCTGCCAGGGCCTAGTCCTTTCTGCCTGGCCTCAGCAAAATGGCGGCAGCAGCCCATGGTTGGAGAAACCTACCCTCAGGCAAAACTGGGTCAGCCACATGGAACAGGGAGATGCACTTCCCTGCCCTGGCTTATTCATAGCCATTGAGGGTCCCTGTGAAATCCTCCAGTAATACTTGTGGCCTAGCAGGCAGCCATCTTGGAAGCCAATTGTCTCTGGCCAATGTCCGGGCTCTTCCCTACCCCTCCATGCCCTGTCAGATGACAGTCAAGTTGGGAGCGGAGCCCCTGAGGGCCTCCAAAGGCTTGTTCTTGGCCTTGCCCtccggctgctccagcctgacGTGGCACCGGCAGGTGGAAGCCTTGCTGTAGCTGACTGAGCGCCGAGCGGTGCTCTTCTTCCACTTGTGCAGGCTCCGGATGACCCGCTTGAAGATGAGGTAGAAGATCTCGCAGACAGTGAGGACGATGCAGATGGCGGAGGCTCCCACCATGAAGTAGGTGAAGACCTTTTTCTCGGTGGGCCGGGCGATATAGCAGTCGACAATGTTGGGGCAGGGGTCCAAGTTGGCGCACTTGATGAGGCGCGGCATGTCAAAGCTATCCCACATCTTGTGGAGGAGGTAGAGGAAGCTGATCTCAATGGCCAACTTGAAGAAGAGGCTCAGCAGGTAGGTCCACCACAGCCCTCCGTGTTTCTTGCCCGTGTTGTGGTAGAGCGTGGGGCAGTTCTCGCCATTCTTCTCCCGGTTCTTCCTCTCCCGGTCTTCTCGGTAGGCGACATGCATGATcaccagcagggaggggcaggtgacgAAGAtgagctgcagggcccagaggcggaTGTGAGAGATGGGGAAGTAGTGGTCGTAGCAGACGTtggggcagccaggctgcttTGTGTTGCAGTCAAAGTCCTTCTGCTCATCCCCCCACACACGCTCTGCTGCCACCACATAGACCAGCACCCGGAAGACGAAGACCACAGAGAGCCAGATCCGCCCGAAGGCCGTGGAGTACTTGTTCACCCCGCTCAGCAGGCCCTGTAGTGTCTTCCAGTCCATGATGGGAGGCGTCGGTGGGGAGCCAGACTCACCTGAGCTGGAGAAAGTCAAGAGAAATAGCTGGTGAGGGAACACAACAGGAAACATCAGCTGGATCACTCGCCAACGTGGGTAAATCACTGACATCAGCAGAGCCCCACTGATGcacccagctgggatctggcccaaGGAGTTTTGCTCAGCAATTctctttgttttgaaagaactcacaTTTCACCACCTTCCTCCCTCTCATCCTTGCAGCAAACACACCAGGGGCACCTTTTAAAGAGGGGATCTGTAACTTCAACCTTTCTGAGTGGAAAAGGACCCAACAGGGGGACAGACTCAGGTGGCCAGTGAGAAGTCCTGTCTCCCGGCAGATGTTCTCATGAGACCTCTAACTGGCAACACAACCCGAGTGACTCAGAGCTAAAGTGCTATTAGTTGGATGGCCAATGGCACTTCCTGTGTATTACTGACCTGAGAACTcacccctccccttgctgcccACATCCCCAAAGCTACCCAAGGTGGCACTGGCTGAAGTCTAGAGTGTTTAACCCTGCAGAAGTCTGGTCTTAAAAAGCAAACTGGTTTTGCTTGGAGAAAACAAGAGAACTATTACATCAAAGTACCTTCCTTTGGAGTGAGTTAAAAAAAAGCCTTTGTGCCCTGGTGTTAATTTAGGCTAGGAGACAAAAGAAATGATTAGAAATTAACACGTGCAGTGCAGGTTGCTGTCTGGCTGAACACTAATGCAATTGGCTAGTGAAGAACTCTCTTATGGGACAAAGACAAGGAGCTGGATCCCCCAGTGGCTGACATTCTGTGGTGCAATCACTCCAGCTAGAGGGCAAGGACAGCTCAGGGGTTAGCATATTGGCCTTGTAAGCCCTGGGTTGTGAGTTCCCTCTCTGAGGGGGCTTGttgagggtctggggcaggttagatctaaaaaaaataaacaaacctctgtcagggatggtgacaggacCTGCCCCTGAGGCAGAagaccagactcaatgacctctcaaggtcctgtccagctccatgagacgtgtatatctccatgtttccaaCACTATAACCTCTCCATGTAATACGAAAGGGCCCAGGCCTTGCCCAGCAATGCAATGGGATTTGCCTCTGCTCCATGTTCCTAGCCATCTTTTCCCAGAGATCTCTCTGTAGCTTGTTCCTTCTGCTCCAGGTTCAGCTCCCTAATCTCTCCTACGAGGCCCTGGTGCACTTCACTGTAACATGCCACCCTGCTCATATAGAACTACCTCCTCATGTCCCTGGTTCCTTGCACTTGCTGCCCTTTGTCCTAGGATAAGGCTCCCCGGCTCCACATGCCAGGCACCGGTGCTCCCCTTTTCATGCACTTCTACTTCCTCAGCAGAATTCTTTGCTAGGGATGTCTCTGTGCTGTCCCATTCCTGAACGTTTGTCTCACAGCTCTTAATGGCGAGGATGAGCTCCTCTGTGCAAAGTACCCCCAAACAGACAAtaaagagttcctggctctgctgctgcccacacTTGTTAGGATGATGCATAAAGCACAGTAACATGCTGACCCCAAGCCCAAGGGAAGACACTGAGTAATGATCCTCAGCTAAAAAACACAGGAACCTAAGAACAGCCAGACGGGGTCAAactgggtccatctagcccagtgtacTGTCTttccacagtggccagtgccagctgccctagagggaataaacagaacaggtcattGCCAAGTGAttcctcctctgtcacccattcccagcttctggcagacagaagctaggaacaccatcctggctaatagtcatttattgacctatcctccatgaatatatctagctctttttttgaacccagttaaacTCCTGGacttcccaacatcctctggcagggagttccccaggttgGCTCTGCAATCAGATCTAGCTGACACTTGCCTGGATGAAACAAGCACAACAGACTCCATCTTCCTTTCCCTATAGCTGCATTTATCTCTCCTCTCCCCCGATTCACAGCAGAAAGCCATGCACACAATAGGGTATGACCCTGCAGCTCTTTTGCATTCCACTTTGAATTTCCAAGGAGGGTTTTGCCTAATTTACCTTACTTTGTTCAAATGACAGGGTCAGTTTTGAGGCAACATGCTTGAAAAGCTGTGACATTTTTGAGCAAACACGATACTTTGCAAATTTCAtatggacaatttttttttttaatattgagacgtgcaaaaggggcagttctcagaatctttccctGCCAAACTGGCCTTTTAACAAACCTGACAAAGTTTCTGCAATGTGCTGGAATAAACCTGCAAAACCAACGTTGCACAAAATTCACGGGGAAAATGCACCCCATTTTTCAGGCACTGCTGACAGGAACAGAGACAACCAGCCACATCCAAACTTCAAACTCTGGCCTGGGGTAGCAAAAAGAACAGTAACAAAAAAGCCtcgattaatttttaaatttctgaTCACTAGGTGTTTGCTCCAGTCACGCAGAAAGAAGGTGCCCATGGTGAtgcaatgcactgtgggaaaGAATAAAGGTTCTCTGGACTGGACAAGCAAGTTCTGGGCGATACCAGGCATATTTTACAGATGACACAAAGGCCATGATCAAttgactcccattgacttcaatgggctttgggtcAGAGCCAAAACAAACATTCAGTTTAAG from Carettochelys insculpta isolate YL-2023 chromosome 24, ASM3395843v1, whole genome shotgun sequence includes:
- the GJB3 gene encoding gap junction beta-3 protein, translated to MDWKTLQGLLSGVNKYSTAFGRIWLSVVFVFRVLVYVVAAERVWGDEQKDFDCNTKQPGCPNVCYDHYFPISHIRLWALQLIFVTCPSLLVIMHVAYREDRERKNREKNGENCPTLYHNTGKKHGGLWWTYLLSLFFKLAIEISFLYLLHKMWDSFDMPRLIKCANLDPCPNIVDCYIARPTEKKVFTYFMVGASAICIVLTVCEIFYLIFKRVIRSLHKWKKSTARRSVSYSKASTCRCHVRLEQPEGKAKNKPLEALRGSAPNLTVI